In one Brienomyrus brachyistius isolate T26 chromosome 5, BBRACH_0.4, whole genome shotgun sequence genomic region, the following are encoded:
- the LOC125742795 gene encoding probable phosphatase phospho1: MEDQSIPGGMSSRFLIIFDFDETIVHANSDDVMVQVAPGKQLPDWLKDSFRPGHFNENTQRVLAYMAEQGVPLDTIRSAIEQIPPSPGILDLFQFLQSHPHDFETVLVSDANMYFIEAWLHRAGARQLFLKIFTNPASINTKGQLLLLPYHSHRCPRCPDNMCKQVILRDYLAQRTKERGGPFQRVCYVGDGANDFCPSLALGPSDVVFPREGYPMHKMITATQQGEPSGFKAAMVPWVSGEDVVAHLKRLVEER, translated from the coding sequence ATGGAGGACCAGAGCATCCCCGGTGGCATGAGCTCACGCTTCCTCATCATCTTCGACTTCGACGAGACCATCGTGCACGCGAACAGCGATGACGTCATGGTGCAGGTAGCGCCAGGGAAGCAGCTGCCCGATTGGCTGAAGGACTCATTCCGTCCGGGACACTTCAATGAGAACACGCAGCGTGTGTTAGCCTACATGGCGGAACAGGGCGTTCCCCTAGACACCATCCGCTCGGCCATCGAACAAATCCCCCCCTCGCCTGGCATCCTCGATCTTTTCCAGTTTCTGCAATCCCATCCCCATGACTTTGAGACGGTGCTGGTATCCGATGCCAACATGTACTTCATTGAAGCATGGCTTCATAGGGCCGGCGCACGCCAGCTCTTCCTTAAGATCTTCACCAATCCAGCCAGTATTAACACCAAAGgccagctgctgctgctgccctaCCACTCTCACAGATGCCCCCGCTGTCCAGACAACATGTGTAAGCAGGTGATCCTGCGGGATTACCTAGCACAGCGGACTAAGGAGCGTGGGGGCCCTTTCCAGAGGGTCTGCTATGTGGGAGATGGTGCCAATGACTTCTGTCCCTCTCTGGCCCTGGGGCCCAGCGACGTGGTCTTTCCCCGGGAAGGCTACCCCATGCACAAGATGATCACAGCGACTCAACAGGGCGAGCCTTCAGGTTTCAAGGCTGCCATGGTGCCTTGGGTCAGCGGGGAGGACGTGGTAGCACATCTCAAGAGGCTGGTGGAGGAGAGGTGA